The genomic region AGACCGTTTAAATTGCCTATCTCTAGGAGGTGACAAGTATGGCCAAAGGTGTTTTAGTTGATTTAACCAAGTGTGTAGGTTGCGGCAGTTGTACGGTAGCCTGCAAACTTTGGAACGATCTTAAATGGGATCCCCAAAACCCCACTGTGGGAGATAAGGTTAAGCTTAATGATAAAAACTGGACGGTAGTTGGCCGTCATGAAGTCAAGGATAAAGACGGGACACCGGTTTGGCGTTTTGTTAAGCAACAATGCTTCCACTGCAAAGAGCCTGCCTGTGCTTCGGCCTGCTTTGCTAAAGCCTTTCAAAAGACTAAGGAGGGGCCGGTTATTTACTACCCTCACCTGTGTGTTGGCTGCCGCTATTGCATGGTGGCCTGCCCCTTTAACATTCCTAAATATCAATGGGAAAAAACCTTCCCGCTGGTAACTAAGTGCCAGATGTGTTCTACCAGGGTGGCCAAAGGTGAAGCCCCGGCCTGCGTATCCGTTTGCCCCGCCGGTGTATTTAAGTATGGCGATCGGGAAGCATTGCTGAAAGAAGCCAAGTCCATCGTGGCCAAGGATCCCAAATACGTTAACCATATTTTCGGTGAACAAGAAGTGGGGGGGACTTCCTGGCTATATCTGTCTGACATACCCTTTGAGCAACTGGGCTTCAAAACCAATGTCACTCACCGGCCGCTGCCCAGCTTTACCGAAAAATATATGCAAGCCACTCCTTATGTAGCTATTACCTGGGGTGCTATTTTAACCGGCCTGTACCATTATACCAAGCGCCGCAATCAAATCGCCAAGGAAAATAATAAGAATATCAAGGCCTAATGATTGGGCAGCAAACTATTAGGGGGGATACAAAATGGCGGCTAACGCCCAAAAGTGGAGCTTTAGAATAACTCCTATCCGTATTTTCTTAATGCTATTGTCTTTGTTATGTGTCGGCGTAATTGTTTTCCGCCTGGTAACCGGCCTGGGCATGGTTACTAACTTGAGTGATGAATGGCCCTGGGGCCTGTGGATTGGCTTTGACGTATTGTGCGGAGTGGCTCTGGCCGGCGGTGGTTATGGTACAGCCTTAATCGTGCATGTATTGCACAAGGAATACTTTAGCCCCATTGCCCGCAGTGCTATGCTTACCTCTCTGCTGGGCTATTTACTGGTAATGGCCGGCCTCTTCCTTGACATCGGCCAATGGTTTAATTTCTGGCGTCCCTTTGTATCCTGGGGTCACACCTCAGTACTGTTTGAAGTTTTCTGGTGTGTATCCTGCTATACCACTGTACAGATATTGGAATTTACCGAGATCCTAACTGAGCGGGTTGGTACCAAGTATCATGCCCTGGCCGTAAAAGCCCTGCCGGTACTGATGATTATCGGTATTATCTTCCCCACCCTGCACCAGTCTTCTCTGGGTGGTCTGTACCTGCTGATGGTTGACAAGCTGTACCCGCTGTGGTGGTCGCCTATTATTTTCTTCTTCTTCTTGTTGTCGTCCTTCTTTGTAGGACCGGCGATGAT from Desulfotomaculum nigrificans DSM 574 harbors:
- a CDS encoding 4Fe-4S dicluster domain-containing protein translates to MAKGVLVDLTKCVGCGSCTVACKLWNDLKWDPQNPTVGDKVKLNDKNWTVVGRHEVKDKDGTPVWRFVKQQCFHCKEPACASACFAKAFQKTKEGPVIYYPHLCVGCRYCMVACPFNIPKYQWEKTFPLVTKCQMCSTRVAKGEAPACVSVCPAGVFKYGDREALLKEAKSIVAKDPKYVNHIFGEQEVGGTSWLYLSDIPFEQLGFKTNVTHRPLPSFTEKYMQATPYVAITWGAILTGLYHYTKRRNQIAKENNKNIKA
- the nrfD gene encoding NrfD/PsrC family molybdoenzyme membrane anchor subunit, with product MAANAQKWSFRITPIRIFLMLLSLLCVGVIVFRLVTGLGMVTNLSDEWPWGLWIGFDVLCGVALAGGGYGTALIVHVLHKEYFSPIARSAMLTSLLGYLLVMAGLFLDIGQWFNFWRPFVSWGHTSVLFEVFWCVSCYTTVQILEFTEILTERVGTKYHALAVKALPVLMIIGIIFPTLHQSSLGGLYLLMVDKLYPLWWSPIIFFFFLLSSFFVGPAMICVETTLAGKAYDHWIPIPVLRKLIRISGYAMIVYLVLKVFDLVNRGVFNLMFKGNLEGNMFLIELVLGIIVPIIICFSGFSNSRAGLFTFGLLVSGGVVLNRMNVVITGMIRSTGVSYVPSLWEFAVSAGLVAMGILAYCFIVENFKILDHDGHGHAA